The nucleotide sequence ATCGGCTACATCGGCGACCTCGGCACAGGCAACGGCAGCCCGGGCTCGCTGCAGGGACCGGTGGATGAGAACGGCAATATTGTGCCGGATTATACCCCGAACAACAACAGCGATCCGCAGAACGGGAGCGGAGGAACGCTGACAGGAGGCTCACTTTCTGACGCTACGCTAACCGATTCAACCGGAACACTGACCGATGCCACAACCAGCACATCGACAGCAGGAGAAACGACCGTCACTGTCGAACAAGAACCGACAGAGGACATCACCACGGAACTGGTGAAGCTGAATCCGTATCGCTACGCGGGCTACTATTGGGATCGCAAGACGCAGTATTATTACCTGCAGGCCCGTTATTACGATCCGAGGAACGGGAGATTCCTGTCGGCGGATACTTTCCGTGGGGAGATTGGAAATCCATTAAGCTTGCACTTGTATGCATATTCTCTGAACAATCCCGTGAACTATTTAGATCCAAGTGGTCATGACCCTGTAGAAGTAAATATCTTACTTGACATTATTGAAAAAGCAAACAACGATTTTTCAAAATGGAAAATAGAAAGCATACAACAATATTTAAAGAAAATTGGATTTTATCAAGGGGAAGTAACCGGAAGATACAACTCTGATTTGTACAATGCTGTATTGCTCTATCAAATGGTATTAAATGATTTGCAAGGGGGGGCTGTTGTACTAAAAGGTCTTAATTTTGAGGTACACCGATTACCGGAAACTGGATTAGTAGACGATTTGACCTTCTATGCAGCACGACTTGATGCTAATATAGGACATTCAAAAAATGGTCGTTTTCAGAAAGTGATGCTTGAAGGGGATCTAATAATCGTAACATTTCCAGTAGAGGGGGTAGTTATTGAGAAAGGGATATCTTTGCTTGTAATGACAGCTCGTTACCTAAAAGTGGGTACGAAATTAAAGAGAATATCCAAGTTTTTTAAAAGTTCTAATAAGGGTAAGGGTAACACTGTAGATGACATTCTTAGTGATGCGACTCTAGGTAGAGCTACAAAGGGAAAAACTACACAATATGAAAAAATAGGTGGAAATTTCGAGCAAGCCAATAAAGAGTTTGATTCATTAAATCCATCAAACGTTAAAGATATTGAAACAAAATATGGTCCAGGAAAAACTGGAACGTTGCCTGATGGTAGAACAATAACGGTT is from Ferviditalea candida and encodes:
- a CDS encoding RHS repeat-associated core domain-containing protein, whose amino-acid sequence is IGYIGDLGTGNGSPGSLQGPVDENGNIVPDYTPNNNSDPQNGSGGTLTGGSLSDATLTDSTGTLTDATTSTSTAGETTVTVEQEPTEDITTELVKLNPYRYAGYYWDRKTQYYYLQARYYDPRNGRFLSADTFRGEIGNPLSLHLYAYSLNNPVNYLDPSGHDPVEVNILLDIIEKANNDFSKWKIESIQQYLKKIGFYQGEVTGRYNSDLYNAVLLYQMVLNDLQGGAVVLKGLNFEVHRLPETGLVDDLTFYAARLDANIGHSKNGRFQKVMLEGDLIIVTFPVEGVVIEKGISLLVMTARYLKVGTKLKRISKFFKSSNKGKGNTVDDILSDATLGRATKGKTTQYEKIGGNFEQANKEFDSLNPSNVKDIETKYGPGKTGTLPDGRTITVRPGSSDGRPTLEIRNTNGRGIEIRYGKQSQ